The following are encoded in a window of Dysidea avara chromosome 4, odDysAvar1.4, whole genome shotgun sequence genomic DNA:
- the LOC136254026 gene encoding uncharacterized protein isoform X2 encodes MYNVPGHIQPLSSTFVDLQRQAAAAYVNYGPITNDQLHQLQYHGIPIHQQQHSPRSHPPTASNNNTMENQLRALLPGINISIDSGAQHPLPHNNTHYTSSYPTQQVQPPPSQPIMPHAQSRSTLPLTHRPAVTSSRHVIASPFDIPSLSYVTTTIQSGWPDLINSSDSRGGSVSSSSVGCVGGRAMMREPVTASHHHQPQPTVFPSNPEPFLAPVTSRTTAGTTHQVDGECNKREYKLWSDNSSFGTDFNLFSSYATEYHQTIIKEMQGMKSSKSSWLDLCSNGDSNIPPSGLEFHNTQLLPDNDSQQSATVNPAPNPQAKFPQQLQGRETVEQSAVGKPKQNNTAKFTSGSCVSQSNPLTTTSVQDTSRHVGASKSRNKPNQSVTTIMNYSSHHYTGPHYSRLQAAPSSSGSYQRNSRHSNYHQHHHNT; translated from the exons ATGTATAATGTTCCAGGACACATTCAACCATTGTCCAGCACATTTGTAGATCTACAGAGACAAGCGGCTGCAGCATATGTCAACTATGGTCCCATCACCAATGATCAGCTTCATCAGTTACAATATCATGGCATACCCATCCATCAGCAACAACACTCCCCTCGCAGTCATCCTCCGACAGCT TCTAATAATAACACAATGGAGAACCAGTTACGTGCTCTCCTACCTGGGATTAACATCAGTATTGACT CTGGTGCACAGCACCCACTTCCTcacaacaacacacactacacctcaTCATATCCTACTCAACAAGTTCAACCTCCACCTTCACAGCCGATTATGCCACATGCCCAGTCACGATCTACCCTCCCACTGACACACCGCCCTGCAGTAACCAGCTCCAGACATGTCATTGCATCTCCGTTTGATATTCCCTCCCTCAGCTATGTCACTACCACCATACAGAGTGGATGGCCAGATTTGATCAATAGTAGTGACAGTAGAGGTGGTTCTGTTAGCAGTAGTAGTGTAGGTTGTGTTGGTGGTAGAGCAATGATGAGGGAACCAGTGACTGCTTCACATCATCATCAACCACAGCCCACTGTGTTCCCATCCAATCCTGAACCATTTCTAG CCCCAGTGACCAGTAGAactactgctggtactactcaTCAAGTTGATGGTGAATGCAACAAGAGAGAATACAAGCTGTGGAGTGATAACAGTTCATTTG GTACTGATTTCAACTTATTTTCATCATATGCTACTGAGTACCACCAGACCATCATCAAG GAGATGCAAGGTATGAAATCTTCGAAGAGTTCATGGCTAGATTTGTGTAGCAATGGTGACAGTAACATTCCTCCATCTGGTCTGGAGTTCCACAACACACAACTACTACCAGACAATGATTCACAACAATCTGCTACTGTCAACCCGGCACCAAATCCTCAAGCTAAATTCCCTCAACAACTTCAGGGGAGAGAAACTGTGGAACAATCAGCTGTTGGTAAACCAAAACAGAACAATACAGCAAAGTTTACTAGTGGTAGTTGTGTTTCTCAGAGTAACCCACTGACTACAACAAGTGTTCAAGACACCAGTAGACATGTTGGTGCTAGTAAGAGTCGTAACAAGCCCAACCAAAGTGTCACCACTATAATGAACTATTCATCACATCATTACACTGGTCCACACTACAGTAGACTACAAGCAGCACCATCATCATCTGGTAGTTATCAGAGAAACAGTAGACACTCtaattatcatcaacatcatcacAATACATAG
- the LOC136254026 gene encoding uncharacterized protein isoform X1, with protein MYNVPGHIQPLSSTFVDLQRQAAAAYVNYGPITNDQLHQLQYHGIPIHQQQHSPRSHPPTASNNNTMENQLRALLPGINISIDSGAQHPLPHNNTHYTSSYPTQQVQPPPSQPIMPHAQSRSTLPLTHRPAVTSSRHVIASPFDIPSLSYVTTTIQSGWPDLINSSDSRGGSVSSSSVGCVGGRAMMREPVTASHHHQPQPTVFPSNPEPFLAPVTSRTTAGTTHQVDGECNKREYKLWSDNSSFGMCLGTDFNLFSSYATEYHQTIIKEMQGMKSSKSSWLDLCSNGDSNIPPSGLEFHNTQLLPDNDSQQSATVNPAPNPQAKFPQQLQGRETVEQSAVGKPKQNNTAKFTSGSCVSQSNPLTTTSVQDTSRHVGASKSRNKPNQSVTTIMNYSSHHYTGPHYSRLQAAPSSSGSYQRNSRHSNYHQHHHNT; from the exons ATGTATAATGTTCCAGGACACATTCAACCATTGTCCAGCACATTTGTAGATCTACAGAGACAAGCGGCTGCAGCATATGTCAACTATGGTCCCATCACCAATGATCAGCTTCATCAGTTACAATATCATGGCATACCCATCCATCAGCAACAACACTCCCCTCGCAGTCATCCTCCGACAGCT TCTAATAATAACACAATGGAGAACCAGTTACGTGCTCTCCTACCTGGGATTAACATCAGTATTGACT CTGGTGCACAGCACCCACTTCCTcacaacaacacacactacacctcaTCATATCCTACTCAACAAGTTCAACCTCCACCTTCACAGCCGATTATGCCACATGCCCAGTCACGATCTACCCTCCCACTGACACACCGCCCTGCAGTAACCAGCTCCAGACATGTCATTGCATCTCCGTTTGATATTCCCTCCCTCAGCTATGTCACTACCACCATACAGAGTGGATGGCCAGATTTGATCAATAGTAGTGACAGTAGAGGTGGTTCTGTTAGCAGTAGTAGTGTAGGTTGTGTTGGTGGTAGAGCAATGATGAGGGAACCAGTGACTGCTTCACATCATCATCAACCACAGCCCACTGTGTTCCCATCCAATCCTGAACCATTTCTAG CCCCAGTGACCAGTAGAactactgctggtactactcaTCAAGTTGATGGTGAATGCAACAAGAGAGAATACAAGCTGTGGAGTGATAACAGTTCATTTGGTATGTGTCTAG GTACTGATTTCAACTTATTTTCATCATATGCTACTGAGTACCACCAGACCATCATCAAG GAGATGCAAGGTATGAAATCTTCGAAGAGTTCATGGCTAGATTTGTGTAGCAATGGTGACAGTAACATTCCTCCATCTGGTCTGGAGTTCCACAACACACAACTACTACCAGACAATGATTCACAACAATCTGCTACTGTCAACCCGGCACCAAATCCTCAAGCTAAATTCCCTCAACAACTTCAGGGGAGAGAAACTGTGGAACAATCAGCTGTTGGTAAACCAAAACAGAACAATACAGCAAAGTTTACTAGTGGTAGTTGTGTTTCTCAGAGTAACCCACTGACTACAACAAGTGTTCAAGACACCAGTAGACATGTTGGTGCTAGTAAGAGTCGTAACAAGCCCAACCAAAGTGTCACCACTATAATGAACTATTCATCACATCATTACACTGGTCCACACTACAGTAGACTACAAGCAGCACCATCATCATCTGGTAGTTATCAGAGAAACAGTAGACACTCtaattatcatcaacatcatcacAATACATAG
- the LOC136254026 gene encoding uncharacterized protein isoform X3 gives MENQLRALLPGINISIDSGAQHPLPHNNTHYTSSYPTQQVQPPPSQPIMPHAQSRSTLPLTHRPAVTSSRHVIASPFDIPSLSYVTTTIQSGWPDLINSSDSRGGSVSSSSVGCVGGRAMMREPVTASHHHQPQPTVFPSNPEPFLAPVTSRTTAGTTHQVDGECNKREYKLWSDNSSFGMCLGTDFNLFSSYATEYHQTIIKEMQGMKSSKSSWLDLCSNGDSNIPPSGLEFHNTQLLPDNDSQQSATVNPAPNPQAKFPQQLQGRETVEQSAVGKPKQNNTAKFTSGSCVSQSNPLTTTSVQDTSRHVGASKSRNKPNQSVTTIMNYSSHHYTGPHYSRLQAAPSSSGSYQRNSRHSNYHQHHHNT, from the exons ATGGAGAACCAGTTACGTGCTCTCCTACCTGGGATTAACATCAGTATTGACT CTGGTGCACAGCACCCACTTCCTcacaacaacacacactacacctcaTCATATCCTACTCAACAAGTTCAACCTCCACCTTCACAGCCGATTATGCCACATGCCCAGTCACGATCTACCCTCCCACTGACACACCGCCCTGCAGTAACCAGCTCCAGACATGTCATTGCATCTCCGTTTGATATTCCCTCCCTCAGCTATGTCACTACCACCATACAGAGTGGATGGCCAGATTTGATCAATAGTAGTGACAGTAGAGGTGGTTCTGTTAGCAGTAGTAGTGTAGGTTGTGTTGGTGGTAGAGCAATGATGAGGGAACCAGTGACTGCTTCACATCATCATCAACCACAGCCCACTGTGTTCCCATCCAATCCTGAACCATTTCTAG CCCCAGTGACCAGTAGAactactgctggtactactcaTCAAGTTGATGGTGAATGCAACAAGAGAGAATACAAGCTGTGGAGTGATAACAGTTCATTTGGTATGTGTCTAG GTACTGATTTCAACTTATTTTCATCATATGCTACTGAGTACCACCAGACCATCATCAAG GAGATGCAAGGTATGAAATCTTCGAAGAGTTCATGGCTAGATTTGTGTAGCAATGGTGACAGTAACATTCCTCCATCTGGTCTGGAGTTCCACAACACACAACTACTACCAGACAATGATTCACAACAATCTGCTACTGTCAACCCGGCACCAAATCCTCAAGCTAAATTCCCTCAACAACTTCAGGGGAGAGAAACTGTGGAACAATCAGCTGTTGGTAAACCAAAACAGAACAATACAGCAAAGTTTACTAGTGGTAGTTGTGTTTCTCAGAGTAACCCACTGACTACAACAAGTGTTCAAGACACCAGTAGACATGTTGGTGCTAGTAAGAGTCGTAACAAGCCCAACCAAAGTGTCACCACTATAATGAACTATTCATCACATCATTACACTGGTCCACACTACAGTAGACTACAAGCAGCACCATCATCATCTGGTAGTTATCAGAGAAACAGTAGACACTCtaattatcatcaacatcatcacAATACATAG